A portion of the Bacillus sp. es.034 genome contains these proteins:
- a CDS encoding ABC transporter permease, with the protein MNINTLIFRNLKKNLKNYYLYVFALVFSVALYFAFVTLQYDPSMDAAKGTIKGGAAVRAASVLLVAIVSIFLLYANTLFIKRRSKEIGLFQLIGMTKNKIFRILSVENFILYFGALILGILIGFSFSKLIIMILFNITGVEAIAKLHFSTQALIQTVIVFCAIYLLIMLMNFVFIRRQSILSLFRIRSSTETKVGKMSKFEIVIGIFGIILIASGYYVSSKLFGGDFTTMPELYGAMLFILGSVILGTYLFYKGSVSFIFNVIRKKKDGYLNINEVLSLSSIMFRMKSSALLLTIITTVSALAIALLSLSYIGYYSAEKTAENNVPADFSLINKQDFNDLKEALLNKGIEFKKDEIEVIRVLVNLEDIADSEFSELNGSQDAMPSAIISEKSVEGIDVKKDETVFTGYSDLLQKLMPLHDSGMTELKGKTKNIKLKYLGMQDEYPISGWFTGFGSPAVIVDDHVFQQLKKDLDPEIQRESSLYIGVNIEKEKDVKKANDLFHELNLIERWGNASQYDMKAEQKQSMGLTMFIVGFLGLTFLITSGCILYFKQMDESEDEKPNYTILRKLGFTQGDLLRGIQGKQLFSFGIPLLIGLLHSYFAVQSGWFLFGAEVWTPMIIVMVLYTVLYSIFGVLSVLYYKKVIKASL; encoded by the coding sequence ATGAACATTAATACCCTTATATTCAGAAATCTGAAGAAGAACCTGAAGAATTATTATCTTTATGTATTTGCTTTAGTCTTTAGTGTTGCCCTTTATTTCGCCTTCGTGACCCTCCAGTACGATCCGTCAATGGATGCAGCGAAGGGAACCATCAAGGGTGGAGCAGCCGTCAGAGCCGCGTCTGTCCTGCTGGTAGCCATCGTCTCGATTTTCCTTTTATACGCCAACACCCTCTTCATTAAGAGAAGAAGTAAAGAAATCGGGTTATTTCAGCTGATCGGAATGACGAAGAATAAAATCTTTCGCATTTTAAGTGTAGAAAATTTCATCCTATATTTTGGAGCATTGATACTTGGTATCTTGATCGGGTTCTCCTTTTCCAAGTTAATCATCATGATTTTATTCAATATAACCGGCGTCGAGGCGATTGCCAAACTGCATTTCTCGACCCAGGCACTCATCCAGACCGTTATTGTGTTCTGTGCAATTTACTTGCTGATCATGCTCATGAACTTTGTGTTCATTAGAAGACAAAGCATCTTATCACTCTTCAGAATCCGTTCTTCAACGGAAACAAAGGTGGGAAAAATGTCCAAATTCGAAATCGTCATTGGCATTTTCGGGATTATCTTGATTGCTTCCGGATATTATGTCTCTTCCAAATTGTTTGGCGGCGACTTCACGACTATGCCAGAGCTGTATGGGGCCATGCTCTTTATACTCGGCTCCGTCATTCTCGGAACCTACCTATTTTATAAAGGGTCCGTCAGCTTTATTTTCAATGTCATCCGAAAGAAGAAAGATGGATACTTGAACATTAACGAGGTCCTGTCTCTTTCATCCATCATGTTCCGAATGAAATCGAGTGCCTTGCTGTTGACGATCATCACGACGGTTTCGGCTCTGGCTATCGCGTTACTGTCACTGAGTTATATCGGGTATTACTCAGCTGAAAAAACGGCTGAAAACAATGTACCGGCGGATTTTTCATTAATAAACAAACAAGACTTCAATGATTTAAAAGAAGCCCTTTTGAATAAAGGTATCGAATTCAAAAAAGATGAAATTGAAGTCATCAGAGTTCTCGTTAACCTGGAAGACATTGCAGACTCTGAATTCAGTGAATTGAACGGATCACAAGATGCCATGCCATCTGCTATCATCAGTGAAAAAAGTGTAGAAGGTATTGACGTAAAAAAAGATGAAACGGTCTTTACAGGCTATAGCGACTTACTTCAAAAACTGATGCCACTACATGATTCCGGCATGACAGAGCTGAAAGGAAAAACGAAAAACATAAAGCTCAAATACTTGGGAATGCAGGATGAATACCCAATATCTGGGTGGTTTACAGGGTTCGGTTCACCTGCGGTCATTGTGGATGACCATGTTTTCCAGCAGTTGAAAAAGGATCTGGATCCAGAAATTCAAAGGGAATCCTCACTTTATATCGGTGTGAACATCGAGAAGGAAAAAGACGTAAAGAAAGCAAACGACCTCTTTCATGAGTTAAATCTAATTGAAAGATGGGGGAACGCTTCACAGTACGACATGAAAGCCGAACAAAAACAAAGCATGGGCCTCACTATGTTCATCGTCGGATTTCTCGGCCTCACCTTCCTCATCACATCGGGCTGTATCCTGTACTTTAAACAGATGGACGAAAGTGAAGATGAGAAACCGAACTACACCATTTTACGAAAGTTAGGATTCACTCAAGGTGACTTATTGAGAGGCATTCAAGGCAAGCAGCTCTTCAGCTTCGGAATCCCTCTTCTCATTGGACTTCTGCACAGTTACTTTGCGGTCCAATCCGGATGGTTCCTGTTCGGAGCCGAAGTCTGGACGCCGATGATCATCGTGATGGTTTTATATACGGTGTTGTATTCGATCTTTGGTGTATTATCGGTTTTGTATTATAAAAAGGTGATTAAAGCGTCGCTATGA
- a CDS encoding ABC transporter ATP-binding protein, producing the protein MTILEASKLHKSYGNKFNKQEVLKGIDLSIQEGEFVSIMGASGSGKTTLLNVLSSIDKVSEGSIKIESNEMTMMKEKQLAQFRKNHLGFIFQDYNLLDTLTVKENILLPLSITKTPKKEADQKFNDLASELGILELKDKYPNEISGGQKQRTSAARAFIHEPSIIFADEPTGALDSKAASDLLNKLSELNQKLKATIVMVTHDPVAASYCSRVVFIKDGQIYTQLNKGEQERQHFFSDIMKTQGVLGGVQNEH; encoded by the coding sequence ATGACTATACTAGAAGCAAGCAAACTTCATAAAAGCTACGGAAATAAATTCAATAAGCAGGAAGTGTTAAAGGGGATCGACCTGTCCATCCAAGAGGGTGAATTCGTCAGTATCATGGGGGCGTCGGGTTCCGGAAAGACCACTCTCTTAAATGTCTTATCCTCCATCGACAAAGTGAGTGAGGGCTCGATTAAGATTGAAAGCAATGAAATGACGATGATGAAAGAAAAGCAGCTCGCACAATTCCGAAAGAATCACCTCGGCTTTATCTTTCAGGATTACAACCTGCTCGACACGTTAACGGTGAAAGAAAATATCCTTCTGCCATTATCCATCACCAAGACCCCTAAGAAAGAAGCCGACCAGAAGTTCAATGACCTTGCTTCAGAGCTTGGAATCCTTGAACTGAAAGATAAATATCCGAACGAAATTTCAGGCGGGCAGAAACAGCGGACATCAGCCGCCCGTGCCTTCATCCATGAACCAAGCATCATTTTCGCCGATGAACCGACGGGGGCCCTCGACTCGAAAGCAGCATCAGATCTTCTAAATAAGCTGAGTGAGCTCAATCAAAAGCTGAAGGCGACGATCGTCATGGTCACACATGATCCCGTAGCGGCAAGTTACTGCAGTCGGGTCGTTTTCATCAAGGACGGTCAAATTTATACGCAATTAAATAAAGGTGAACAGGAAAGACAGCACTTCTTCAGTGACATCATGAAAACCCAGGGAGTGCTTGGCGGGGTGCAGAATGAACATTAA
- a CDS encoding sensor histidine kinase, whose amino-acid sequence MIRTYLWERKSWITFVLGLHLLWIFIASIDTAIPLQPIMYMVFLSLLFFTVFVFIRYQKETRFFKRLKEWDHNLNITGVDAPDTPFQEIVSDSLSEQANLLRKTASENRIMLEQEKDDLLSWIHEVKTPLTAMHLMIERLEDEPLKSHLKYEWLRIHLLLDQQLHQKRMSFMENDLYIEDTDLEAVIFQEIKTLQSWCIQKGIGFDIQLEVTTVLSDAKWLAFMIRQLLTNAVKYSSQMDIALLSEKRNGKVTLTIQDSGRGIDSRDLPRVFEKGFTSTTDHHDHASTGMGLYLTRRVSEPLLISIDIESERGEGTRVTLTFPEKNDFVQLTGV is encoded by the coding sequence ATGATCCGTACATACTTATGGGAACGGAAAAGCTGGATTACATTCGTGCTCGGACTCCATCTGCTGTGGATCTTTATCGCCTCTATCGATACGGCCATCCCCTTACAACCGATCATGTACATGGTGTTTCTGTCGCTGCTCTTTTTCACTGTTTTCGTGTTCATCCGTTATCAGAAGGAAACCCGATTCTTCAAACGGCTGAAAGAATGGGATCATAACCTCAACATTACAGGCGTGGATGCCCCGGATACTCCATTCCAGGAAATCGTTTCGGATAGTCTATCGGAGCAGGCGAACCTTTTGAGAAAAACAGCTTCTGAGAATCGTATAATGCTCGAACAGGAAAAGGACGACCTCCTGTCCTGGATCCATGAAGTGAAAACCCCGTTGACAGCGATGCATTTGATGATTGAGCGTTTGGAAGACGAACCTTTGAAGTCTCATTTGAAGTATGAGTGGCTGCGCATCCACCTTTTGTTGGATCAGCAGCTGCACCAGAAGCGAATGTCTTTTATGGAGAATGATTTATACATTGAGGACACCGATCTTGAGGCTGTCATTTTTCAGGAAATAAAAACCCTGCAATCCTGGTGTATTCAGAAGGGGATCGGATTTGATATTCAACTTGAGGTCACAACCGTGCTGAGCGATGCGAAGTGGCTCGCTTTTATGATCAGGCAGCTTTTGACTAACGCCGTAAAATATAGCTCTCAAATGGATATTGCCCTATTAAGCGAAAAAAGAAATGGAAAAGTGACTCTCACCATCCAGGATTCCGGCAGGGGGATCGACTCCAGGGACCTGCCAAGAGTCTTTGAAAAGGGATTCACTTCGACAACAGACCACCATGATCACGCTTCTACTGGCATGGGCTTATATTTAACCAGGAGAGTATCAGAACCTCTGCTGATTTCTATAGATATTGAGTCCGAACGGGGGGAAGGGACCCGGGTCACCCTCACCTTCCCGGAGAAAAATGATTTCGTTCAACTTACCGGCGTGTGA
- a CDS encoding response regulator transcription factor, which translates to MNLLLIEDDTTLFNEIKERLSQWSYEVYGINDFNHVMQEFAEVKPDLVIIDIQLPKFDGFHWCRMIRTHSNVPILFLSSRDHPTDMVMSMQLGADDFIQKPFHFDVLIAKVQATLRRVYNYNTEQVSIKTWCSATVDFERNTVSNEKGSIELTKNEMYILKLLIEQKNKIVSRDALMNSLWDDKRFISDNTLTVNVNRLRKRLEEIGLGRFIETKVGQGYLAIEEDSP; encoded by the coding sequence TTGAATTTATTACTAATCGAAGATGATACAACCCTATTCAATGAAATCAAGGAACGGCTTTCCCAGTGGTCCTATGAAGTATATGGAATCAACGATTTCAATCATGTCATGCAGGAGTTCGCAGAGGTGAAACCGGATCTTGTGATCATTGATATTCAATTGCCTAAATTCGATGGCTTCCACTGGTGCCGGATGATACGCACACATTCCAATGTGCCAATCCTATTCCTGTCCTCGCGAGATCACCCGACGGACATGGTCATGTCCATGCAGCTTGGGGCAGATGATTTCATCCAGAAGCCCTTTCATTTCGATGTCCTCATCGCCAAGGTTCAGGCAACTCTCAGAAGGGTGTACAACTATAACACCGAACAGGTGAGTATCAAGACCTGGTGCAGTGCGACCGTTGATTTTGAACGGAATACGGTATCCAATGAAAAAGGGTCCATCGAATTGACGAAGAATGAAATGTACATATTAAAGCTTCTAATCGAACAGAAGAATAAGATCGTCAGCAGAGATGCACTTATGAATAGCCTCTGGGACGACAAGCGATTCATCAGCGATAACACGTTGACCGTCAATGTGAATCGCTTAAGGAAGCGCCTTGAAGAGATAGGACTCGGCCGCTTCATTGAAACGAAAGTCGGGCAAGGGTATCTGGCCATCGAAGAGGATTCGCCATGA
- a CDS encoding VOC family protein, translated as MIQGINQIGVPVKDLDRAIEFYREQLGCPLLFTTAHMAFFDCNGVRLLLTLPENEKYTQSSVIYFDVEDIQSSYEKMKANGVHFTAEPHVVGKMDDMESWMVFFEDTEGNTHALVSEVRV; from the coding sequence ATGATTCAAGGAATCAACCAAATCGGGGTCCCCGTGAAAGATTTAGACCGCGCCATTGAATTTTATCGTGAACAATTAGGCTGCCCGCTCCTATTCACGACTGCCCATATGGCATTTTTTGATTGCAACGGCGTGAGGCTCCTCCTTACACTACCGGAAAATGAAAAGTACACCCAATCCTCGGTCATTTATTTTGATGTGGAAGATATCCAATCCAGCTACGAAAAAATGAAGGCTAATGGTGTTCATTTTACGGCTGAACCTCATGTGGTGGGGAAGATGGACGACATGGAGTCTTGGATGGTGTTTTTTGAGGATACGGAGGGGAATACACATGCGTTGGTGAGTGAAGTTAGGGTATAA
- a CDS encoding AraC family transcriptional regulator has product MKQPNSSNYILQAKSDKFHWEGDGQLSIKTFTNGKAYYKTSRGYFSVEEGRYLLVNDGPYTITIEEDQQVESFCIFFKKGFAEDIYRSLGDSPYQLITDPFKRSRPIEFFEKTYEITPPIARQIQLTQRLHTYPKDNWYEEQYYILMENLLTSHFHHLKRTESIHAVKHSTREEIYRRVTIAHEYIRAYYHHALTLDDIAKVACLSQNHLIRTYSQLYGKTPHRHISELRIEKAKRLLKDPDLSITAITFELGFQNPVSFSKMFKQFAGCSPSHYRKKVILEKN; this is encoded by the coding sequence ATGAAACAACCTAACTCTTCTAATTATATTCTGCAGGCAAAGAGCGATAAGTTTCATTGGGAAGGGGACGGACAACTGTCCATTAAGACCTTCACGAACGGAAAGGCATACTACAAAACAAGCAGAGGCTATTTCAGCGTAGAGGAAGGACGGTATCTTCTGGTCAATGATGGGCCGTACACCATTACCATCGAGGAAGATCAGCAGGTGGAGTCATTTTGCATCTTCTTTAAGAAAGGGTTTGCCGAAGATATCTATCGATCGTTGGGAGATTCTCCCTATCAATTGATAACCGATCCGTTCAAACGCAGCCGGCCCATCGAGTTTTTCGAAAAGACCTATGAAATCACCCCTCCAATCGCCAGGCAGATACAATTGACCCAAAGGCTTCATACATATCCGAAAGATAACTGGTATGAAGAGCAGTATTATATCTTGATGGAAAACCTATTAACCTCTCATTTTCACCATTTGAAAAGAACGGAATCAATTCATGCAGTAAAGCACTCTACCCGAGAGGAAATTTACAGAAGAGTCACCATCGCTCACGAATATATCAGGGCGTACTATCACCATGCTCTTACACTCGATGATATAGCCAAGGTTGCATGTTTATCACAAAACCATCTGATCAGAACTTACTCTCAGCTTTACGGAAAAACCCCACACCGTCACATCTCGGAATTACGAATTGAAAAAGCAAAGAGATTATTGAAGGATCCTGACCTTTCCATTACAGCCATCACCTTTGAGCTCGGCTTTCAAAACCCTGTGTCATTCTCTAAAATGTTCAAACAATTTGCGGGATGCTCACCCTCTCACTACCGAAAAAAAGTGATTTTGGAAAAGAATTAA
- a CDS encoding ParM/StbA family protein — MTNSRIAAIDVGNDSLKGIFGKMDAEVNVPNVIARDVEDRPIIGIEELDTQDPLDGIHIRVHSPALKDNNAIYRVGNLATKSNNSTELDPGSSKSEEDQTLVMLFASIALDAARNGSDFKKNNNVIEANYTLGTGLPLREVKEGKDVGYRSRLLGSVHQVEFLVTPRYQGIKVNIKFDEVKVYPEGFAAFINLVMDNNSNIINKDLIDKRILIQDIGGLSTDIAVIKDRKVDDDKAQGFNLGVSESLELIREEIRSRHGIELDSRRDVVEIITKKNDRNHIMVKGSRTSVHDIVDRIMLELAKKQYRHLRNMWQKNSQTEICYFIGGGSSVLKEYIKTLNNNLDGYNIDFFEDEKESIWMMANAYYKLIADFSRKTQKQQAPKEEQKLAKTK; from the coding sequence ATGACGAATTCTCGCATTGCAGCCATTGATGTTGGTAATGATTCTTTAAAAGGTATTTTTGGGAAAATGGACGCTGAGGTAAATGTTCCGAACGTCATCGCAAGGGATGTTGAAGACCGTCCGATCATCGGTATCGAGGAGCTGGATACACAAGACCCACTAGACGGCATACATATCCGTGTCCACTCCCCTGCTCTCAAAGACAATAATGCAATTTACCGTGTCGGTAATCTTGCTACAAAGAGCAATAACTCGACTGAACTGGATCCTGGCAGCAGTAAATCAGAAGAAGATCAAACATTGGTCATGCTGTTTGCTTCTATCGCTCTGGATGCAGCTCGTAATGGATCAGATTTTAAAAAGAATAATAATGTAATAGAAGCAAACTACACGCTCGGAACAGGTCTTCCCCTACGTGAAGTAAAGGAAGGAAAAGATGTTGGATACCGTTCAAGATTACTAGGTTCGGTTCACCAGGTCGAGTTCCTTGTCACTCCACGCTATCAAGGTATCAAAGTAAATATTAAATTTGATGAAGTGAAGGTGTATCCTGAAGGATTTGCTGCTTTTATCAACCTGGTGATGGATAATAATTCAAATATCATCAACAAAGATTTGATTGATAAACGCATCTTGATTCAAGATATTGGTGGATTATCAACAGATATCGCGGTCATCAAAGATCGTAAAGTAGACGATGATAAAGCTCAAGGGTTTAACCTGGGTGTATCAGAATCACTTGAATTGATCCGTGAGGAAATCCGTTCAAGACATGGTATTGAGCTTGACAGCCGCCGTGATGTGGTCGAAATCATCACGAAGAAAAATGACCGCAATCATATTATGGTAAAAGGTAGTCGTACAAGCGTTCACGACATCGTGGACCGCATTATGCTTGAACTGGCTAAGAAGCAATACCGCCATCTTCGTAATATGTGGCAAAAGAATTCCCAAACGGAGATCTGTTACTTCATCGGTGGCGGCTCTAGCGTCCTTAAAGAGTATATCAAGACGCTTAACAATAATCTTGATGGGTACAATATCGACTTCTTTGAAGATGAGAAGGAAAGTATCTGGATGATGGCAAACGCTTACTACAAGCTGATTGCCGACTTCTCAAGAAAAACACAGAAGCAACAAGCCCCGAAAGAAGAACAAAAATTAGCGAAAACCAAATAG
- the gvpA gene encoding gas vesicle structural protein GvpA, whose protein sequence is MSIQKSNDSSSLAEVIDRILDKGIVIDAFARVSLVGIEILTIEARVVIASVDTWLRYAEAVGLLRDEVQEEGLAKQENERGTAFSI, encoded by the coding sequence ATGAGTATTCAAAAAAGTAATGATAGCTCAAGTCTCGCAGAAGTCATTGATAGAATCCTGGATAAAGGAATCGTCATTGATGCATTCGCCAGGGTTTCCTTAGTAGGAATCGAGATTCTTACTATAGAAGCACGGGTGGTAATCGCTAGTGTCGATACGTGGTTACGGTATGCAGAAGCAGTTGGGCTTTTAAGAGACGAGGTCCAGGAAGAGGGTCTCGCCAAGCAGGAGAATGAAAGAGGGACCGCATTCAGCATATAA
- the gvpT gene encoding GvpT/GvpP family gas vesicle accessory protein, which yields MSEVKSSQQVDETKSNDEKEGQSTENRQSMNYAIIGGVVGAGIGLLSNPGTGKKVVDSLGKSDVMKAASKELRRSAQEFLTEQAIITLRQSATGYMSRLEGGLLSPKKKKEEASENSDGKVEKNENSSNQSEELEEIKEENKNLNDRLERIEEMLNSLVDSKK from the coding sequence ATGTCAGAAGTGAAAAGTAGTCAACAGGTAGATGAAACGAAAAGCAATGATGAAAAGGAAGGACAATCCACTGAAAACAGACAATCCATGAATTACGCAATTATCGGCGGGGTGGTTGGAGCAGGAATCGGGTTACTTTCAAATCCCGGTACAGGAAAAAAAGTAGTGGACAGCCTAGGGAAATCAGATGTGATGAAAGCCGCAAGTAAAGAATTGCGAAGGTCAGCACAGGAATTCCTGACAGAGCAGGCCATCATCACCCTTAGACAATCCGCTACCGGATATATGAGCAGGCTGGAAGGTGGCTTACTGTCACCTAAGAAGAAAAAAGAAGAGGCATCGGAAAATTCTGATGGAAAAGTTGAAAAGAATGAAAATTCTTCGAATCAGTCAGAAGAATTAGAAGAGATCAAAGAAGAAAACAAGAATTTGAATGATCGTTTAGAACGAATTGAAGAAATGCTGAACAGTCTGGTGGATTCCAAGAAATAA
- the gvpQ gene encoding gas vesicle protein GvpQ, whose protein sequence is MSKPVKKAVGKMAKKAYEHAPEPLKEKVKDTMKEKAKEKFVESVEDGLQSKANEASEKLENAKEKNANNVHNKAEEAKEKVQDVLLSVREKLGNAKEAGEEFQKKISSSNDKQTKIKGVGNIKGASDIKSSFNIKSSTEIKSSENIKSSKGIKTICS, encoded by the coding sequence ATGAGTAAGCCTGTAAAAAAAGCAGTTGGGAAGATGGCTAAAAAAGCATACGAGCATGCTCCTGAGCCATTGAAAGAGAAAGTGAAAGACACTATGAAAGAAAAGGCGAAGGAAAAGTTTGTAGAGAGTGTGGAAGACGGGCTTCAATCAAAGGCGAACGAAGCATCAGAGAAGTTAGAGAACGCAAAAGAGAAAAATGCCAACAATGTTCATAACAAAGCAGAAGAAGCAAAGGAAAAAGTACAGGATGTCCTGCTTTCTGTACGAGAAAAGTTAGGAAACGCAAAGGAAGCAGGAGAAGAGTTTCAAAAGAAAATCTCTTCATCGAATGACAAACAAACAAAAATCAAAGGTGTGGGAAATATTAAAGGAGCAAGTGACATCAAGAGTTCCTTTAACATTAAGAGTTCCACCGAAATAAAAAGTTCGGAAAATATTAAATCATCAAAAGGCATTAAGACAATCTGTTCTTAG
- the gvpJ gene encoding gas vesicle protein GvpJ, with product MAIQKSNNSSSLAEVIDRILDKGIVIDAFARVSVVGIEILTVEARVVIASVDTWLRYAEAVGLLRDDVEENGLATQQNERSSQFSI from the coding sequence TTGGCTATTCAAAAGAGTAATAATAGTTCTAGTTTAGCAGAAGTCATCGACCGAATTCTAGACAAAGGAATCGTCATTGACGCATTTGCAAGAGTATCTGTTGTCGGAATTGAAATATTGACCGTTGAAGCAAGGGTCGTCATCGCCAGCGTCGATACATGGTTGCGTTATGCAGAGGCAGTAGGCCTCTTACGTGATGACGTCGAAGAAAACGGACTTGCTACACAGCAGAACGAAAGAAGCTCCCAGTTCAGCATCTAA
- the gvpO gene encoding gas vesicle protein GvpO, whose product MVIKEIMNSVTDFFNEHVAPVHKITSVELTEDEGWKLQVEVIEEKEYMKKYAKDEMLGTYDVILNKEKEVTSFKRRDIRYRSAIGQEM is encoded by the coding sequence ATGGTAATCAAAGAAATCATGAATAGTGTGACGGATTTCTTCAATGAACATGTAGCTCCGGTCCATAAGATCACGTCAGTGGAACTGACAGAGGACGAAGGCTGGAAACTGCAAGTGGAAGTGATTGAAGAAAAAGAATATATGAAGAAATATGCGAAAGACGAAATGCTTGGAACATATGATGTCATCCTCAATAAAGAAAAGGAAGTCACGTCATTTAAACGACGGGATATCCGTTACCGAAGTGCCATTGGACAGGAAATGTAG
- the gvpN gene encoding gas vesicle protein GvpN, whose product MTVLTKRIKKDSRALIQDDETKELLSRSLQYLKAGYPVHFTGPSGAGKTSLALALAKKRKRPVMLMHGNHELNNKDLIGDFTGYTSKKVVDQYVRSVYKKDESVTETWRDGRLLEAVKNGYTLVYDEFTRSQPTTNNIFLSILEEGIIPLYGSKLTEPFIRVHPEFAIIFTSNPAEYAGVYQTQDALLDRLITINVDYKGAEQEAKIVSEKANLVMSEARAITTLISTLRNHCTNEMNGPSLRASLMIARLAIESDIPIDGKDTDFQRLCIDIAAHSISRCIDGENPQEQAEKLIIDACKRMKVSEE is encoded by the coding sequence GTGACGGTCTTAACAAAACGGATCAAAAAGGATAGCAGGGCATTAATTCAAGACGATGAAACGAAAGAATTGCTTTCGCGCTCATTGCAATACCTTAAAGCTGGATATCCTGTGCATTTCACAGGTCCTTCCGGGGCCGGGAAAACGTCTCTTGCACTAGCACTTGCGAAAAAGAGAAAAAGACCGGTGATGCTCATGCACGGTAATCACGAACTGAATAATAAAGACTTAATCGGTGATTTTACGGGTTATACAAGTAAAAAGGTCGTTGATCAATATGTCCGATCCGTTTATAAAAAGGACGAAAGCGTCACAGAGACATGGAGAGACGGACGTTTACTGGAAGCCGTCAAGAATGGTTATACCCTTGTATACGATGAATTTACACGATCACAGCCAACGACGAATAATATCTTCCTATCCATTTTGGAAGAAGGAATCATACCTTTGTATGGTTCAAAGCTGACAGAGCCTTTTATTAGAGTACATCCGGAATTTGCCATCATATTTACTAGTAATCCTGCAGAGTATGCGGGGGTTTATCAAACACAGGATGCTCTACTGGACCGGTTGATCACCATCAACGTAGATTACAAGGGAGCAGAACAAGAGGCGAAAATCGTATCAGAAAAAGCTAACTTGGTGATGAGTGAAGCTAGAGCGATCACTACCCTCATCTCAACATTACGCAATCATTGTACAAACGAAATGAACGGGCCGAGCTTGCGTGCTTCCTTAATGATTGCAAGACTCGCCATTGAATCAGACATTCCCATAGACGGTAAGGATACAGATTTTCAACGTCTATGTATTGATATAGCAGCACATAGTATAAGTCGATGTATCGACGGAGAAAACCCACAAGAACAAGCAGAAAAATTGATTATAGATGCATGCAAACGTATGAAGGTATCTGAGGAATAA
- a CDS encoding GvpL/GvpF family gas vesicle protein, whose protein sequence is MSQEEMGIYIFCAIQTNEDDQFGSIEIEGEERETFTIRYKDAAMVAAEVPMKIYHPKKQNLLMHQGAVSRVMEQKDTVIPISFGNVFKTRDDVEALLENLYPQFETLFPAIKGKIELGLKVIGKKEWLEAMVKDNPQVEKMASAVKGKSESAAYYDRIQLGGMAQKLFASLQSEIKQEVYAPLEESAVSAKANDPSSEKMLLNASFLIDRDQEELFDQKVNEAHEKWKDKVEFNYSGPWPAYNFVNIRLKVEEG, encoded by the coding sequence ATGAGTCAGGAAGAAATGGGAATTTATATTTTTTGTGCCATACAAACCAATGAAGACGATCAATTTGGTTCGATTGAAATAGAAGGCGAAGAACGCGAGACGTTCACGATCAGATATAAAGACGCCGCCATGGTAGCGGCAGAAGTACCCATGAAAATTTATCATCCTAAGAAGCAGAATTTACTGATGCACCAGGGAGCTGTATCCCGGGTCATGGAACAAAAGGATACAGTCATCCCGATCAGCTTCGGAAATGTTTTTAAAACAAGGGACGATGTAGAAGCGCTGCTTGAAAATCTCTATCCACAGTTCGAAACTCTTTTCCCGGCCATTAAGGGAAAAATCGAGCTGGGCTTAAAGGTTATCGGTAAAAAGGAATGGCTTGAAGCCATGGTAAAGGATAACCCGCAGGTGGAAAAAATGGCCTCAGCCGTTAAAGGGAAATCAGAATCGGCAGCGTATTATGACCGGATTCAGCTTGGCGGAATGGCTCAGAAGCTATTTGCTTCCCTGCAAAGTGAGATTAAGCAAGAAGTCTATGCACCCCTTGAGGAATCAGCCGTGTCAGCAAAGGCAAATGATCCTTCAAGTGAGAAAATGCTTCTCAATGCTTCTTTCTTAATTGATCGGGATCAGGAAGAATTGTTTGATCAAAAGGTGAACGAAGCGCATGAAAAGTGGAAGGATAAGGTCGAATTTAATTACAGCGGCCCTTGGCCGGCTTACAACTTTGTCAACATACGCTTGAAGGTTGAAGAAGGCTGA